A single Bosea sp. PAMC 26642 DNA region contains:
- a CDS encoding ABC transporter permease, whose product MNFLKRFARNRGALIGLAILLVVIVFALIAPSLYPQSPWRMVGRPFMAPFALERFPLGTDTLGRDIAAGMAHGARVSLMIGLVSTLVALLIGVPLGAVAGYGGGLIDDALMRFTEFFQTIPSFALAIVLVAILQPQLGSIVLAIGVVSWPPVARLVRGEVLSLKTREYVQAAVTIGQSTPRIIFSQILPNTIAPIIVMGSLMIGSAILLESSLSFLGLGDPNLMSWGYMVGAGRTRLIDAWWISFFPGVAIFLTVLALNLAGEGLNDALNPRLARGRE is encoded by the coding sequence ATGAACTTCCTCAAGCGCTTCGCCCGCAATCGCGGCGCCCTGATCGGGCTTGCCATCCTGCTGGTGGTGATCGTCTTCGCGCTGATCGCGCCGTCGCTTTATCCGCAATCGCCCTGGCGCATGGTCGGGCGGCCTTTCATGGCTCCCTTCGCGCTGGAGCGCTTTCCGCTCGGCACCGATACGCTGGGGCGCGACATCGCGGCCGGCATGGCCCATGGCGCGCGCGTCTCGCTGATGATCGGGCTGGTCTCGACGCTGGTGGCGCTGCTGATCGGCGTGCCGCTCGGCGCGGTCGCGGGCTATGGCGGCGGGCTGATCGATGACGCACTGATGCGCTTCACGGAGTTCTTTCAGACGATTCCGAGCTTTGCGCTCGCCATCGTGCTGGTCGCGATCCTGCAGCCGCAACTGGGCTCGATCGTGCTCGCCATCGGCGTCGTGTCGTGGCCGCCGGTGGCGCGGCTGGTGCGTGGCGAGGTTTTGTCGCTCAAGACGCGCGAATATGTCCAGGCGGCGGTGACGATCGGCCAGTCCACGCCGCGCATCATCTTCAGCCAGATCCTGCCCAACACCATCGCGCCGATCATCGTGATGGGCTCGCTGATGATCGGCTCGGCGATCCTGCTCGAATCCTCGCTGTCCTTCCTCGGGCTTGGCGATCCCAACCTCATGAGCTGGGGTTACATGGTCGGTGCCGGGCGGACGCGGCTGATCGATGCCTGGTGGATCAGCTTCTTCCCCGGCGTCGCGATCTTCCTGACGGTGCTGGCGCTGAACCTCGCTGGCGAAGGGCTGAACGATGCGCTGAACCCGCGCCTGGCAAGGGGGAGGGAGTGA
- a CDS encoding ABC transporter permease: MNLPQFLAGRLVKGILVLFAIALLNFFLIRAAPGDPAQVLAGEAGAADAQLLEQLRQRFGLNEPITTQLWLYLKGYMTFDLGFSYRQQQPVLTLVLDRLPATLLLTGAAFVISLGLGVVMGALAARRAGGWRDSIITALALVFYATPLFWIALMSQILFSLKLGLVPNVGYETIGANYTGLARMLDIGHHLILPALTLGLFFTALYARMMRASMLEVAGADFVKTARAKGLSPAIVSRRHVARNAILPVVTLAGLQAGQLVGGAVLTETVFAWPGIGRLMFDALVQRDYSVLLGVFFISSAMVVGFNILTDLIYRLADPRIEAA; this comes from the coding sequence ATGAACCTCCCCCAATTCCTCGCAGGCCGGCTGGTCAAGGGCATCCTCGTGCTCTTCGCCATCGCGCTTTTGAACTTCTTCCTGATCCGGGCCGCGCCGGGCGATCCCGCGCAGGTGCTCGCCGGCGAGGCGGGGGCCGCGGATGCGCAGCTGCTTGAACAGCTGCGCCAGCGCTTCGGGCTCAACGAGCCGATCACGACGCAGCTCTGGCTCTATCTCAAGGGCTACATGACGTTCGATCTCGGCTTCAGCTATCGGCAGCAGCAGCCGGTGCTGACGCTGGTGCTCGACCGGCTGCCGGCGACGCTGCTGCTGACGGGCGCGGCTTTCGTGATTTCGCTCGGGCTCGGCGTGGTGATGGGGGCGCTCGCCGCCCGTCGGGCCGGGGGCTGGCGCGACAGCATCATCACAGCGCTTGCGCTTGTCTTCTATGCGACGCCGCTGTTCTGGATTGCGCTGATGAGCCAGATCCTGTTTTCGCTGAAGCTCGGGCTCGTGCCCAATGTCGGGTATGAGACGATCGGCGCCAATTATACCGGGCTCGCGCGGATGCTCGATATCGGCCACCACCTGATCCTGCCGGCGCTGACGCTGGGGCTGTTCTTCACCGCTCTCTACGCAAGGATGATGCGGGCCTCGATGCTGGAGGTCGCCGGTGCCGATTTCGTCAAGACGGCGCGCGCCAAGGGCCTTTCGCCGGCGATCGTCTCGCGCCGGCATGTCGCGCGCAACGCGATCCTGCCGGTCGTGACGCTAGCGGGACTGCAGGCGGGGCAACTCGTCGGCGGTGCGGTACTGACCGAGACCGTGTTCGCCTGGCCCGGCATCGGGCGGCTGATGTTCGATGCGCTGGTGCAGCGCGACTATTCGGTGTTGCTCGGCGTGTTCTTCATCTCCTCGGCGATGGTGGTCGGGTTCAACATCCTGACCGACCTGATCTATCGCCTGGCCGACCCGCGTATCGAGGCCGCGTGA
- a CDS encoding ABC transporter substrate-binding protein, translating into MTGTRLALALAASLTALCAAQAQAPKQGGTVHVVVQPEPPMLMQGLNQNGPTNMVAGNIYESLLRYDEKLQPQPSLAKSWEISADAKVYTFKLQEGVTWHDGKPFTADDVVFSLDKFLREVHPRWRPIANGQVDKIEKVDDLTVRITLKQPFGPLILSQEVAGAPMIPKHIYDGTDYRANPANNTPIGTGPFKLKEWKKGSYIHLVKNEAYWQKGKPHLDEVYWQIIPDAAARAVAYETGKIDVLTGGSVDVYDVARLSKLPNTCVTTKGWEMFAPHAWVTPNIAKGGPLASKQFRQGMMFAIDREFGKDVVWGGLGKLPTGPISSKTKFYSADVPKYGYDVAKAKELIKASGYKGEPIKLLALPYGEVWSRWAEAIKQNLTDAGVNVAIETTDVPGWTQKASNGDFDLTFNYLYQLGDPATGVARNYISTNIVKGNPFGNQGAYVNPEVDKLFADAAVAPTDAARQELYTKVQKLLADEVPVLWQLEMDFPTIYRCNVKNLVSSAIGVNDGFKDAWKE; encoded by the coding sequence ATGACTGGAACGAGATTGGCCCTGGCGCTCGCTGCCTCCCTGACCGCGCTTTGTGCCGCGCAGGCGCAGGCCCCCAAGCAGGGCGGCACGGTACATGTCGTCGTCCAGCCCGAGCCGCCGATGCTGATGCAGGGGCTTAACCAGAATGGCCCGACCAACATGGTCGCCGGCAACATCTACGAGTCGCTGCTGCGCTATGACGAGAAGCTGCAGCCGCAGCCATCGCTCGCCAAGAGCTGGGAGATCTCGGCCGACGCCAAGGTCTACACCTTCAAGCTGCAGGAGGGCGTGACCTGGCATGACGGCAAGCCCTTCACCGCCGACGACGTGGTGTTCTCGCTCGACAAGTTCCTGCGCGAGGTGCATCCGCGCTGGCGCCCGATCGCCAACGGCCAGGTCGACAAGATCGAGAAGGTCGACGACCTCACGGTCAGGATCACGCTGAAGCAGCCCTTCGGCCCGCTGATCCTGTCGCAGGAGGTCGCCGGTGCGCCGATGATCCCCAAGCACATTTATGACGGCACCGACTACCGCGCCAACCCCGCCAACAATACGCCGATCGGCACCGGCCCGTTCAAGCTGAAGGAATGGAAGAAGGGATCCTACATCCACCTCGTCAAGAACGAGGCCTACTGGCAAAAGGGCAAGCCGCATCTCGACGAGGTCTATTGGCAGATCATTCCCGACGCAGCGGCCCGTGCGGTCGCCTACGAAACCGGCAAGATCGATGTTCTGACCGGCGGTTCGGTCGATGTCTACGACGTCGCGCGCCTGTCGAAGCTGCCCAATACCTGCGTCACCACCAAGGGCTGGGAGATGTTTGCACCCCATGCCTGGGTCACGCCCAATATCGCCAAGGGAGGCCCGCTCGCCAGCAAGCAGTTCCGCCAGGGCATGATGTTCGCGATCGACCGCGAATTCGGCAAGGACGTGGTCTGGGGCGGGCTCGGCAAGCTGCCGACCGGGCCTATATCGTCGAAGACGAAGTTCTATTCGGCCGATGTGCCGAAATACGGCTACGACGTCGCCAAGGCGAAGGAGTTGATCAAGGCCTCGGGCTACAAGGGCGAGCCGATCAAGCTCCTTGCGCTGCCCTATGGCGAGGTCTGGAGCCGCTGGGCCGAGGCGATCAAGCAGAACCTGACCGATGCCGGCGTCAACGTCGCGATCGAGACCACGGACGTGCCGGGCTGGACGCAGAAGGCCAGCAACGGCGATTTCGACCTGACCTTCAACTATCTCTACCAGCTCGGCGACCCGGCGACCGGCGTGGCGCGCAACTACATCTCGACCAACATCGTCAAGGGCAACCCCTTCGGCAATCAGGGCGCCTATGTGAACCCGGAGGTCGACAAGCTCTTCGCCGATGCGGCCGTCGCGCCGACCGATGCTGCGCGGCAGGAGCTTTATACGAAGGTGCAGAAGCTGCTGGCCGACGAGGTGCCGGTGCTCTGGCAGCTCGAAATGGACTTCCCGACGATCTATCGCTGCAACGTCAAGAACCTGGTGAGCTCGGCGATCGGCGTCAATGACGGCTTCAAGGACGCGTGGAAGGAGTGA
- a CDS encoding superoxide dismutase: MTQSATSFSRRSLIGFGAAALAVSAAPKVWAQAATPAAPPAGPFSLPKRAYEAAALEPHIDAMTMDIHYTRHHAAFVAGLNGVAKDHGVVGSTPLNKLLGDLMSVPEAVRTAVRNAGGGHANHTMFWEVMGPGAGGAPTGDVAAAITKDLGGFDKFKTDFEAAGLRVFGSGWVFVTVGSDGKLAMVSKPGQDNPLMDKQMPLFGNDVWEHAYYLKYQNRRADYLKGWWNTVNWTKVNERYAAAKAGKLTV, translated from the coding sequence ATGACCCAGTCCGCGACTTCGTTCTCCCGCCGTTCGCTCATCGGCTTCGGTGCCGCTGCCCTGGCGGTCTCCGCCGCGCCCAAGGTCTGGGCCCAGGCCGCCACTCCGGCCGCCCCGCCGGCCGGCCCGTTCTCGCTGCCCAAGCGCGCCTATGAGGCGGCCGCGCTCGAGCCACATATCGACGCCATGACGATGGACATCCACTACACCCGCCACCACGCGGCCTTCGTCGCCGGGCTCAACGGCGTCGCCAAGGACCATGGCGTCGTCGGCTCGACCCCGCTCAACAAGCTGCTCGGCGACCTGATGTCGGTGCCCGAGGCCGTTCGCACCGCAGTCCGCAACGCCGGCGGCGGCCATGCCAACCACACCATGTTCTGGGAGGTCATGGGCCCCGGCGCCGGCGGCGCTCCCACCGGCGACGTCGCCGCCGCGATCACCAAGGATCTCGGCGGCTTCGACAAGTTCAAAACCGATTTCGAGGCCGCCGGCCTGCGCGTCTTCGGCTCGGGCTGGGTTTTCGTCACGGTCGGCAGCGACGGCAAGCTCGCCATGGTCTCCAAGCCCGGACAGGACAATCCGCTGATGGACAAGCAGATGCCCCTCTTCGGCAACGACGTCTGGGAGCACGCCTATTACCTGAAATACCAGAACCGCCGCGCCGACTACCTCAAGGGTTGGTGGAACACCGTCAACTGGACCAAGGTCAACGAGCGCTACGCCGCCGCAAAGGCCGGCAAACTGACCGTCTGA